DNA from Prevotella melaninogenica:
CTATCCACACCACGGAACTTACTAAGGTCCCAACGTGGAATCTTGCAGACTACATAGTCAAGTGCTGGTTCAAAGAAAGCTGAAGTAGTCTTTGTAACAGAGTTCTTCAACTCAAAGAGTCCATATCCCATACCCAACTTAGCAGCAACGAAAGCAAGAGGATAACCAGTTGCCTTGCTGGCAAGAGCTGAAGAACGAGACAAACGAGCATTTACCTCAATAACTCGATAGTCTTCACTCTCTGGGTCGAAAGCATACTGAACATTACATTCACCAACAATACCAATATGACGTACTATCTTTATAGACAGTGCACGGAGCTTATGATACTCGCTGTTAGAAAGGGTCTGAGATGGTGCAATAACGATAGACTCACCTGTGTGAATACCCAGTGGGTCGAAGTTCTCCATGTTACAAACTGTGATACAGTTGTCATAACGGTCACGAACAACCTCGTACTCTATCTCTTTCCAACCCTTCAAACTCTTCTCTACCAAAACCTGGGGAGAGAATGAGAAAGCCTTCTCACAGAGTGTATTCAACTCATCCTCATTACCAGCAAAACCACTACCAAGACCACCTAATGCGTATGCAGCACGAACAATAACAGGATAACCGAGGTTCTTTGCAGCCACACGTGCCTGCTGAATATCCTCACATGCCTCACTCTTGATTGTCTTTACATCAATCTCGTCGAGTCGTTCTACGAAGAGTTCACGGTCTTCAGTATCCATAATTGCCTTAACAGGGGTACCTAAAACCTTTACATTATACTTCTTCAGAACACCTGTCTTATCCAACTCAACACCACAGTTTAGTGCTGTCTGGCCACCAAAAGACAGGAGAATTCCATCAGGACGTTCCTTCTCAATAACACGCTCAACAAAGTAAGGTTGAACTGGAAGGAAGTAGATTTGGTCTGCTACACCCTCAGATGTCTGTACGGTAGCAATGTTTGGGTTTATCAAAACCGTAGAAACACCCTCCTCGCGTAATGCCTTCAACGCCTGTGAACCAGAGTAATCAAACTCTCCTGCCTCACCAATCTTCAATGCGCCTGAACCAAGTATCAGGACTTTCTTTATTGACTCGTCTTTCATTATTTCAGTGTTTCTACAAATTTATCAAACATAAAGTAAGTATCAACCGGACCAGAGCAAGCCTCTGGGTGGAACTGTGAGGTAAACCAAGGATTCTCCTTATGGCGGATACCCTCATTACTTCCGTCATTCATGTTAACGAAGAGTTCCTGCCAATCCTTGTCTAATGTTGAAGCATCAACCGCATAACCATGATTCTGTGAGGTGATATAACACTTATCAGTACCTACCATACGAACAGGTTGATTATGTCCACGATGACCATATTTCAACTTATAAATCTTTGCTCCTGCAGCCTTTGAAAGCAACTGATTACCCATACAAATACCACAGATAGGTTTCTTACTCATGCTCATCTGCTTACGGATAATCTCAACTGCATCATTACACATATCAGGGTCACCCGGACCATTACCAAGGAAGAGACCATCATATTCCATACCTGTGTAATCATAGTTCCAAGGCACACGAATAACCTCAACTCCTCTGGTAATCAATGAACGGATAATATTGGCTTTCACACCGCAGTCAACAAGGACAACCTTCTTACCAGCGCCCTCGTTGTAGTGGATAATCTCTTTTGTTGAAACGCGATCAACAAAGTTTACTCCCTCGTAATCAGCCTCTGGGATATTATTAGGTTCATCATCAAAGAGAATCTTACCCATCATCACACCGTGCTCACGTAGAACCTTAGTAAGTTCACGTGTATCAATACCAGTAATACCTGGTACGTGTTCACGCTTCAGCCAGTCAGCCAAACTCTCCACAGCATTCCAATGTGAATGCTCTTCTGTATAGTCAGACACTATCAAGGCTGAGACATAGATTTTATCACTCTCCATGAAGGTTGGGATACCACTTTCCTCAATAGTAAAAGGTGGTACACCATAGTTACCTACCAATGGGAAGGTCATTGTTAGTAGCTGACCCGCATATGAAGGGTCAGTCAAGCTCTCTGGATAGCCCATCATCGCAGTGTTGAAGACCACCTCACCAGCTACTGGGGCATCGTATCCAAACGACTTTCCATGGAATTTTGTTCCGTCACTTAAGACTAAAGTTACGTTCCTCATTGCTTATAGTATTGTTGGATTGAAATTTCTTTTCATGAAAAGAATTATTTTTTATCGTGAAAAGAAATCTTTCTTTTCATGAAAATAATTCTTTTTTTTCATGATGATAATTTACAGACAAGCGGTTATTACGCTTTTACTGTATTTAGATGTTCACGCTCATAATAGCTTACGAAGGCCTCATTGACCAATCGCATACCACCTGGAGTTGGATAGTTTCCTGTAAAATACCAATCACCTGGATGATTAGGTATTGCATTATGTAACCCCTCCACACTCTGGAACACGAGTTCTACAGGTGTTGTCATGCCTTCTGGGCGCAGCATTTCAACTATCTTCTTATTAATCTCATCTACCGTAAAAGGCTTATAAACTGCACGTACAGCATTTGAAATGGTCTCTCCCTTAGGCTTTGCCAATTCTTTCTTACAATTCTCATAGACCTCACGAAGTAAGTCTTCCATACCACGTTCACGTATCAGTTCAATTACTGCACGGAAGACACAGAACTCTTCTGGATGTGGCATATCAATACCATAGTAATCCGGGAATCGAATCTGTGGCGCACTGGAGACAACAACAATCTTTTTAGGATGCAAGCGATCGAGAATACGAAGGATACTCTCCTTCAATGTTGTTCCACGAACGATAGAGTCATCAATAATGACAAGATTATCCTCATAAGGTTTAATACACTCGTATGTTACGTCATAAACATGAGATGCAAGGTCATTACGCGAGTTTCCTTCAGTGATAAAGGTACGCAACTTAATATCCTTCCATGCCACTTTCTCAGAGCGTACATCCTGATGTATAATGCGATAAACCTCCTCTGAAGAAGCATTAGAACCTAAAGCTGCGATCTGCTCAACCTTCTTCTTGTCAATCTGCTCCTTAAAGCCGTGAACAAGACCATAGAACGCAACCTCCGCAGTATTAGGGATATACGAGAGAACTGTATGCTCTGTATCATAGTCAACAGCCTTTAATACAGGCTCTGTCAACTGACGTCCCAATGTCTCACGTTCCTTATAAATATCACGATCTGAACCACGTGAGAAGTAAATACGCTCGAAAGAACAAGCTGCATTCTGCTTTGGTTCAAGTATTTGCTGTAGTGAACATTCACCACGCTTATTAACAATCAGTGCCTGACCAGGTTTCAACTCTTGGATATCATCACACTCAAGGTCGAATGTTGTCTGCAGAACAGGACGCTCACTTGCCAAAACAACAATCTCATCATTCTTATAATAGAAAGCTGGGCGAATCGACCATGGGTCACGAATAGAGAACATCTCGCCCGAACCTGTCAGTCCACAGATAACGTAGCCACCATCAAAGTGCTGCATCGTTGTCTTGAGAACATTACTCATCTGTACGTTCTCTTCAATATAGTTGGTGATAGCACGCTTCTCCAAACCTAACTTCTGCGCATCCACAAAGTTACGTTCAACCTCACGATCAAGTCTGTGTCCCATCAATTCCAAAAGAATGTTCGTATCACTATAGATACGTGGACACTGTCCCTGTTCAGTCAAAATCTCAAAGACATCTCCAATATTAGTCATATTAAAGTTACCACACATACAGAGATTCTTTGCTTTCCAGTTGTTGCGACGCAAGAAAGGATGAACATAAGAAAGGCCACTCTTGCCGGTAGTAGAGTACCGAAGGTGGCCCATATAAAGGTCTCCCGCAAAGGGGAGATTAGTTTTAGCAAAAGAAACATCAGACAACTGCTCCTGTGAAAGGTTCTTATAATGCTTATGAACATTAGCAAAGATCTCAGCGACAGCATTCTTACCCTCTGCACGCTCACGGAACATATATTCATTACCTGGCTCAGAATCCAGTTTTACAGAAGCCATACCAGCTCCCTCTTGACCACGGTTATGCTGTTTCTCCATCATCAGATAGAGTTTGTTCAGTGCATACATCCAGGTGCCATACTTCTCCTGATAATACTCAAGCGGCTTCAGCAATCGAATCATTGCAACACCGCAGTCTTCATGAATGTTCTTTTCCATTGATAAGGTTTTCTGTCTTTCTTTTACTTTTAAAATCGTATATCTATCTTCATATCTCCCTTAATAAAAAGGAAGATGAATATAAACTTCACTTTATTAGGAGTAACACAGTCTGCGCATTCGTTATATTCATTAAGAATAAATACACAGACTATGTCTTATAATGTCTGGCGTAAACCACTCACCTCCCCCTACTCTACTGTTACAGACTTAGCCAGATTTCTTGGCTGATCAACATCTTTGCCTTTACATACAGCAATATGATAAGCCAACAGCTGTAATGGAACCGTTGCTACTAATGGCTCAAGACATTCCATCATGTCTGGGAGTTCTATAACAGCATCTGCTATCTTAGAGATGGTTGTATCACCCTTTGAAACTAAAGCTATCACGCGTCCTTGGCGTGCCTTTATCTCTTGGATATTACTACGAACCTTCTCATACATTCCATTATGTGTTGCAATAGCTACGACAGGCATATCTGAATCTATCAAAGCTATTGGTCCATGTTTCATCTCTGCTGCTGGATAGCCTTCAGCATGTATATAGGATATCTCCTTCAACTTCAATGCGCCTTCAAGAGCTACCGGATAACTATATCCTCGACCCAGATAGAGGAAGTTACGGGCGTAAGTAAACGTACGTGCTAAGTCTGCTATCTGCTCATTTGACTTTAACACCTCTTCTATAATAGAAGGCATTTCAGCCAACTCTTTTATCACTTTCTTGTAATCTTCTTCGCTGATAGTTCCCTTTGCATTGGCAAGTGCAAGCGCAAACATTGTCAACACTGTAACCTGTCCTGTAAAAGCCTTCGTTGATGCTACACCAATCTCAGGTCCTACATGAATGTAAGTTCCTGTGTCTGTTGCACGTGGAATACTTGAACCAATGGCATTACAAATACCATAAATAAAAGCACCCTTTGATTTTGCAAGTTCTACTGCAGCAAGTGTATCTGCTGTTTCACCACTCTGTGAGATGGCTATTACAACATCACTATCACCAACCACAGGATTGCCATAACGGAATTCACTTGCATATTCGACCTGAACAGGAATACGACAATACTCCTCTATCAGCTGTTTACCAATTAGTCCTGCATGCCAACTTGTACCACAAGCAACAATAATTATACGCTTCGCATTCAACAACTTATCACGATGATCTATCAAGGCTCTCAATGTTACCTGAGTATGTTCTGGATGTACACGTCCACGCATACAATTCTTCAAACACTCTGGCTGTGCAAAAATCTCTTTGAGCATAAAGTGAGGGAAGCCTCCTTTCTCTATCTCTCCAAGATTAATATCTACTGTACGCACCTCTGGTGACAGTTCTTCATTTAGAATATTAACAACCTTCAGTTCTTCTCCTAACTTCATAACGGCGATATTGCCATCATCTAAGTATACTACCTTATCCGTATACTCTACAATAGGACTGGCATCCGAACCAAGGAAGAACTCCCCATCACCAATACCTACAACTAATGGGCTCTGCTTACGTGCCGCAATAATAGTGTCTGGATTGCGCTTGTCAAGTATAGCTATAGCATATGCACCAATGACTTGATGAAGTGCTAACTGAACAGCTTCCAGTAAACTGAGGTTTTTCTTTGTCTGTATATAATCAATCAATTGTACCAATACTTCCGTATCAGTTTCTGACTGAAATGTCATTCCTTTTTCCATGAGATTATGCTTAATTTCAGCATAGTTCTCAATAATGCCATTATGAATAATAGCAAGATTCTTCGACTGTGAATAATGCGGATGTGCATTTAATGAAGAAGGTTCACCATGTGTTGCCCAACGCGTATGAGCAATACCGATATTACCTGTTATGTCCTTATCTGAACAATACTCTTCCAGGTCAGCAACCTTTCCTTTTGTTTTATAAACATTCAGTTCCTTACCTTTATTTATCAATGCTACACCTGCACTGTCATATCCCCTATATTCAAGGCGCTGTAAGCCTTTAATTAAAATGGGATAGGCTTCACGCTTTGTTCCAATGTATCCTACAATTCCACACATAATCCTTATACAATCAGTTACCCCAAATTCAAAAAGAGAATACCTCTCACACCCTCTCTTTTTAGTAGTACCCTAAGGTCTACCCAAGACATGGATATCAAAGATATTCTCATTCCTATTATATTTTATCCTAAGAAAGGCTATAGACAAGCCTCTAAGGACAGTATTTTACTTTCTCAATACGTTTACAAGCAACGATGCCACTGATGTCACAATACCAATGAAAGAGAACCAGAGGGTAGTAGAACTACCGATACCAGAGTTCTTAGCCTTTACACTGTTTGGCTGAACATAGAGGACATCATTCTGCTGAAGATAATAGTAAGGTGAGTTAAGCAAGTTTGCATCATTAAGATTCAAACGTACAACATGCTTCTGACCTGTTGGATCTTCACGAATCAACATAATATTATCACGCTTTCCATAAACGCCAAGGTCGCCAGCTTGCGCAATTGCTTCCAAGACACTCATCTTCTCTGTTGATACAGGAATAACACCTGGATGACCAACTTCACCAAGAACGGTTATATGGTAACTGCTCATACGAACAGTAACGATAGGATTCTCAGTGCGTGCCAAATAAGGCTGAATCTTACTCTTGATGAGGTCTTCACACTCAGGCTTTGTCAAGCCACTTACATGAATCTTACCAATTACTGGGAAATTGATGAATCCAGAGTTGTCTACCAAGTAACCCTGCAAAGAGCCACCACCCGAAGCAACCTGCTTACCACTACCCAACTGATTACGCACCTGCAAATTGAAAGGAGCCGCAGCATCTGGGTCAGTAGTATTTACAGTAATCGTCAATTCATCTTTTGGCATGATGCGCGCATCATACAAGCCACGTGAAGCAGCAAGGCTAATAGAATCAGCGTTTTCTAAGTAAGTAAAGCCCTTACTTGAGCCACATCCCGTCATGGTCATAATCATAGCTGTAACTATGAGGGAGAAAATAATTTTTTTCATTTGAACAAATAACGTGTAGTCAACTATCAACATTAATTTTAGCAAAATAAAAACGAACGAAAACAAAGGAACTTCTTTCCTTATTTCATCGATCGAAATATATTCTTTGCAAAAATACAACTATTTTCTGATAACCGCAAACTAATATCTGTTTTTCTTTTTAGATTCTTCAACACATCGTAACAAACGACTTATCTTGTTAAAAAAACATTGGAACATCTTTAGAATTATTCTGTCTTAATCTCTCATCTGGTGATAGGCGATAATGAAGTCTTATTTCTTAATTAATCGTACAATTACCGATATTATCGTTTATATTTGGTTATATGATTCTTTTTCGAAAATGCATAGCCCCCTCTCAACAAAAAATAATAAAACATTAAACC
Protein-coding regions in this window:
- the carA gene encoding glutamine-hydrolyzing carbamoyl-phosphate synthase small subunit, which translates into the protein MRNVTLVLSDGTKFHGKSFGYDAPVAGEVVFNTAMMGYPESLTDPSYAGQLLTMTFPLVGNYGVPPFTIEESGIPTFMESDKIYVSALIVSDYTEEHSHWNAVESLADWLKREHVPGITGIDTRELTKVLREHGVMMGKILFDDEPNNIPEADYEGVNFVDRVSTKEIIHYNEGAGKKVVLVDCGVKANIIRSLITRGVEVIRVPWNYDYTGMEYDGLFLGNGPGDPDMCNDAVEIIRKQMSMSKKPICGICMGNQLLSKAAGAKIYKLKYGHRGHNQPVRMVGTDKCYITSQNHGYAVDASTLDKDWQELFVNMNDGSNEGIRHKENPWFTSQFHPEACSGPVDTYFMFDKFVETLK
- the glmS gene encoding glutamine--fructose-6-phosphate transaminase (isomerizing) is translated as MCGIVGYIGTKREAYPILIKGLQRLEYRGYDSAGVALINKGKELNVYKTKGKVADLEEYCSDKDITGNIGIAHTRWATHGEPSSLNAHPHYSQSKNLAIIHNGIIENYAEIKHNLMEKGMTFQSETDTEVLVQLIDYIQTKKNLSLLEAVQLALHQVIGAYAIAILDKRNPDTIIAARKQSPLVVGIGDGEFFLGSDASPIVEYTDKVVYLDDGNIAVMKLGEELKVVNILNEELSPEVRTVDINLGEIEKGGFPHFMLKEIFAQPECLKNCMRGRVHPEHTQVTLRALIDHRDKLLNAKRIIIVACGTSWHAGLIGKQLIEEYCRIPVQVEYASEFRYGNPVVGDSDVVIAISQSGETADTLAAVELAKSKGAFIYGICNAIGSSIPRATDTGTYIHVGPEIGVASTKAFTGQVTVLTMFALALANAKGTISEEDYKKVIKELAEMPSIIEEVLKSNEQIADLARTFTYARNFLYLGRGYSYPVALEGALKLKEISYIHAEGYPAAEMKHGPIALIDSDMPVVAIATHNGMYEKVRSNIQEIKARQGRVIALVSKGDTTISKIADAVIELPDMMECLEPLVATVPLQLLAYHIAVCKGKDVDQPRNLAKSVTVE
- a CDS encoding polysaccharide biosynthesis/export family protein; this translates as MKKIIFSLIVTAMIMTMTGCGSSKGFTYLENADSISLAASRGLYDARIMPKDELTITVNTTDPDAAAPFNLQVRNQLGSGKQVASGGGSLQGYLVDNSGFINFPVIGKIHVSGLTKPECEDLIKSKIQPYLARTENPIVTVRMSSYHITVLGEVGHPGVIPVSTEKMSVLEAIAQAGDLGVYGKRDNIMLIREDPTGQKHVVRLNLNDANLLNSPYYYLQQNDVLYVQPNSVKAKNSGIGSSTTLWFSFIGIVTSVASLLVNVLRK